AGAAAGCTTTACCCTGCCAGAGATACACTTATTGAATTATATAAAGGTGAATCAGGCAGGGAAATAGCGCGTGGTTTGGAATTAGCAGGCTATTGTACTGCCGAGCTGGTGACAAATGCAGCGGCCAATGCGCAGGCGCTTAAAACAGGCTCTTAATTTCCAAAAATTATATAAAAATCTGTTTTTTTGTGCACATAAAATGACTAACATACTTCTTATAGGAAACGGCGCAAGGGAGCACGCTATTGCAAAAGCTGCCATCAGGAGCAGGGAGCAGCCTAAGCTTTTCTCATATATGAAAAGCAACAATCCAGGCATAGCTGAGTTAAGCGAGCAGGTCCAGCTGGGCTCTTATTCTGACCTGGATGAAATAAGGGCATTTGCACAGTCTGTCGCGCCTGACTTTGCTGTTATCGGGCCGGAAGACCCCCTCAACAACGGCGTTGTAGACAGCCTGGAAGAGGCAGGCATTCCCTGCGTAGGCCCGAAAAGGGAGCTTGCCAGATTAGAAACATCAAAATCATTCACCAGGTTATTGATGAAAAAGCACTCTATTGAGGGAAATCCAGAATTCTGTGTTTTTGAGAGCATAGAAGGAATAGAGGAATTCCTGGACAAGCTTGATTCTGTTGTCATAAAGCCCGACGGCCTTACAGGCGGAAAGGGCGTCAGGGTGCAGGGAGACCATTTCCAGTCAAAGGAAGAGGCATTGACATACTGCAAGCAGGTGCTGCAAACCCATCCTGCTGTTGTTGTAGAGGAAAAGCTTGACGGCGAGGAATTCTCCCTTCAGTGCTTTACAGACGGCATCACTGTAATAGGCACCCCCCCATGCCAGGATCACAAGAGGGCTTATGAAGGAGATAAGGGCCCGAATACAGGCGGCATGGGAAGCTATTCAGACTCGAATCACCTGCTTCCCTTCCTGAAGCAGCAGCATGTTGAAAAAGCCCGCCAGATAACATTAAAGGTGGCAAGGGCAATAAAAGAGGAATTAGGCGAGCCTTACAGGGGAGTTATGTATGGCGGCTTTATAATAACAAAAAAAGGGGTAAAGCTTATTGAATACAATGCCCGCATGGGCGATCCTGAAGCGATGAACGTCCTGCCGATAATGCAGTCTGACTTTGTGGAGCTCTGCCGCGGCATCATTACAGGCAACCTTAAGGACTACAAGATAAAATTCAATAATATGGCCACAGTCTGCAAGTATGCAGTCCCGGAAGGATATCCTGTTAATCCCCTAAAGGGGGAGAAAGTATCTTTGGTGGGTGTTCCTGAAGATATTGAATTGTTCTATGCAAGCGTCGATAAAAAAGAAGACGGCTTATACATGAGCGGCTCAAGGGCTGTTGCTTTTGTCGGCATCGGCTCCGACCTGGAGGAAGCAGAGGTAAAGGCAGAGAATGCTGTCTGTTCTGTCAAAGGCAAAGTTTTCCATCGCGGGGATATAGGGAAAAAAGAGCTTATTCAGAAAAGAATCAGGCATATGAGGATGTTATTGGCTTAATTCCTGGTTAAATTAAATTTCTATTTAGAAACTATCAAAAAAGTTAAATACTGACTTAAAAATAATTGGCTTATGAAAGCAAAGCTGAGAAAAGCAATATTAGACAGGAGAAAATCAATAAGTCAGGACGAAGCAGAAGAAAAAAGCAGAATAATAATCCGGAAACTTAAGCAGCAGCATGCTTACAAAGAAGCAGGAACAATTATGTTCTACATATCCAAGGGAAATGAAGTCTCCACTCTTGATATAATAAGGGAAGAGCTGGAAAAAAAAGAAAAGAAAATAATCGTTCCGAAAGTGCATGGAAAAGGCCTGCTTTGCTGCACGCTTTCAGATATGGACAAGATGGAATATTCCTGCTACGGCATTCTTGAGCCTGAAGATGAAATCATCTGCGGCCTCTCCGATATAAACTTGATAATCGTGCCGGGCATAGCCTTCGACAGTAAAGGCCACCGGATAGGATACGGCATGGGCTATTACGATTCCCTGTTAAAAAAAGCAGCCTCCCCCAAGATAGCGCTTGCTTATGATTTCCAGCTGGTTGAAAAGATCCCTGCAGATGAGTGGGACATTAAAGTAGATAAGGTTATCACAAATTAATAAATTATTTAAACTGGCCTTTCTTAATTGGAGCGGGGTGTGTAAAATGAATCTTATGAACGATATCTCAACTTCTGATTCGAAGATAGCAGCATCAATAAGAAAAGAGTTAAGGAGGGAAGAGCAGGGCGTCGAATTAATCCCGTCCGAAAACAATGTCAGCAGAGCTGTTCTGCAGGCAATGGGCTCTGTCTTCACGAATAAGTATTCAGAGGGATATCCCCACAGGAGGTATTACGGCGGCCAGGAATTTGTTGATGTTATGGAAGATATCGCCGTAGAAAGGGCAAAAGAATTATTCGGTGCAGAGCACGTGAATGTGCAGCCCTATTCAGGCTCCCCTGCCAACCAGGCAGTATTCTTCGCACTCTTGAACCTGAAAGACAAGTTCCTTGGATTCAGCCTTACGAGCGGCGGCCATCTGACTCATGGCTCGCCTGTCAATTTCTCAGGAAAGAACTACACCTGCATTTCTTATGATGTTGATAAGGAAACAGAGCTCCTCGACATGGATGCAATAAAAAAGCTCGCAGTAAAGGAAAAGCCAAAGATGATAATTTCAGGCCTGACAGCCTATCCAAGAAAGATAGATTTCAGGGCTTTTCAGGAGATAGCAGAGGAAGTGGATGCATACCACATGGCAGATATTGCCCACATTGCCGGACTGGTTGCTGCAGGCATACACCAAAGCCCTGTGCCTCTCGCAGATGTTGTCACCACAACTACACATAAGTCATTAAGGGGCCCGAGAGGAGCAATGATCATGTGTAAAGAAGAAGATAGATTGTATGACATATACCATAAGGATTTAGTCAGCAGGAAAGACCGCTCCCCGAAGAAGCTTTCGCAGATGATAGATTCAGCAGTCTTTCCGGGCCTGCAGGGCGGCCCACACGATCACGTAAACGCAGCCAAGGCAGTAGCTTTCGGAGAAGCATTGAAGCCTGAATTCAGGGAATATGCCGGGCAGATAGTCAAAAACGCCAAAGCAATGGCAGACGAACTGATGAAACTTGGAATAAAGCTTGTGACAGACGGAACAGACAATCACCTGCTTTTGATAGACCTAAGGCCTGACGGCCTGACAGGGCATGGAAAAAAGATACAGAATTCCCTGGATGAGGCAGGCATAACCGTTAACAAGAACACAGTCCCTTACGAGCCCGCATCCCCTTTCAATCCCTCAGGAATAAGGCTCGGAACGCCTGCCGTAACAACAAGGGGAATGAAAGAATCCGAGATGAAGGTGATTGCAGAAGGCATTTCTAAAGTCATCAGGGCTAAAGGGAGCTCACAGGTAAGTGCAGCTGTTAAGGAAGATATCCTGGAACTAACAAGCCGGTTTCCACTCTATCCCGGAATGGATATTCTGAAATGAATTAAGTTAAGTTTAGGGATGCCAAACCTATCAAATCACTGACGATTTATCTTCCTCTAATTTTCATACAAGATGAAACAATAGCTTTTCATAATCCCCGGAACTGCCCATAGTAGATATGGATACGCCGGGAATCTTATTCTCTTCAATAATATCCAGAAAATCCAGCATAGCTCTGGACATTTCTTTAGGATTCTCTATTTTACCATCCTTATAATGGAAGCTTACCAGAACTTGGCAATCTGCAGCTCTCTTATAAAAATCCTCCTTTTCAGTTTTACCAAGAAGCTCTACTGCTAAGTCATCCTCAATTTTGTGGTGCCTTACCTGCACTACAATCCCTGTTCCGTAAGATAACCTATTCCGGCCTTTTAGGTGCTGTTCCACGTCAGGGCCTGCAGCCCTGTAATTCTCATGACACTTCAGCTGCCTGACTATA
The window above is part of the Candidatus Woesearchaeota archaeon genome. Proteins encoded here:
- the purD gene encoding phosphoribosylamine--glycine ligase; protein product: MTNILLIGNGAREHAIAKAAIRSREQPKLFSYMKSNNPGIAELSEQVQLGSYSDLDEIRAFAQSVAPDFAVIGPEDPLNNGVVDSLEEAGIPCVGPKRELARLETSKSFTRLLMKKHSIEGNPEFCVFESIEGIEEFLDKLDSVVIKPDGLTGGKGVRVQGDHFQSKEEALTYCKQVLQTHPAVVVEEKLDGEEFSLQCFTDGITVIGTPPCQDHKRAYEGDKGPNTGGMGSYSDSNHLLPFLKQQHVEKARQITLKVARAIKEELGEPYRGVMYGGFIITKKGVKLIEYNARMGDPEAMNVLPIMQSDFVELCRGIITGNLKDYKIKFNNMATVCKYAVPEGYPVNPLKGEKVSLVGVPEDIELFYASVDKKEDGLYMSGSRAVAFVGIGSDLEEAEVKAENAVCSVKGKVFHRGDIGKKELIQKRIRHMRMLLA
- a CDS encoding 5-formyltetrahydrofolate cyclo-ligase, which translates into the protein MKAKLRKAILDRRKSISQDEAEEKSRIIIRKLKQQHAYKEAGTIMFYISKGNEVSTLDIIREELEKKEKKIIVPKVHGKGLLCCTLSDMDKMEYSCYGILEPEDEIICGLSDINLIIVPGIAFDSKGHRIGYGMGYYDSLLKKAASPKIALAYDFQLVEKIPADEWDIKVDKVITN
- a CDS encoding serine hydroxymethyltransferase produces the protein MNDISTSDSKIAASIRKELRREEQGVELIPSENNVSRAVLQAMGSVFTNKYSEGYPHRRYYGGQEFVDVMEDIAVERAKELFGAEHVNVQPYSGSPANQAVFFALLNLKDKFLGFSLTSGGHLTHGSPVNFSGKNYTCISYDVDKETELLDMDAIKKLAVKEKPKMIISGLTAYPRKIDFRAFQEIAEEVDAYHMADIAHIAGLVAAGIHQSPVPLADVVTTTTHKSLRGPRGAMIMCKEEDRLYDIYHKDLVSRKDRSPKKLSQMIDSAVFPGLQGGPHDHVNAAKAVAFGEALKPEFREYAGQIVKNAKAMADELMKLGIKLVTDGTDNHLLLIDLRPDGLTGHGKKIQNSLDEAGITVNKNTVPYEPASPFNPSGIRLGTPAVTTRGMKESEMKVIAEGISKVIRAKGSSQVSAAVKEDILELTSRFPLYPGMDILK